Part of the Arachis hypogaea cultivar Tifrunner chromosome 6, arahy.Tifrunner.gnm2.J5K5, whole genome shotgun sequence genome, ACAGTCCCATctttatgtgtgtgtgtgtgtgtgtatatatatatggcaaCAGGGGTGGGGACTGGTCGAAACTAAGACCATTTTACTGTTTGCAGGTATGGGATCAATCTGGCTCAAGGTGTTTTGGAACTTCACTCTAAAGGGATCCTTATTCTCAACCTTAAACCATTTAATGTTCTTCTTGATGACAATGATCAAGCGATTTTGGGAGATGTTGGCATTCCCAACCTCTTGCTTGGCTCCTCGTGTCTAAGCTCAGATATGGCTCAGAGGCTTGGAACTGCAAATTACATGGCTCCAGAGCAATGGGAACCAGAGATCAGAGGCCCTATATCCTTTGAAACAGACTCGTGGGGATTCGGCTGCACCATTGTTGAAATGTTGACTGGTAATCAACCTTGGTATGGATGTCCTGTTAGTGTAGTTTACAACTCAGTTGTCGAAAAGCATGAAAAACCCCTTGTTCCAAGTGGCCTTCCTTCTTCAATTGAGAATCTCCTCAATGGATGCTTTGAGTATGATTTGAGGAATCGCCCACTGATGAAAGATATTCAGCGTGTCTTCAAAAGGTTTGTatcctttaatttctttttcaatgtgtttttttaaaaaaatcatagttCTGACCATGCAGCGGTGCAGCTTTTTGTTAGCTTTCACAAAAGTTACCGTTTTGTTGGATTTAGCTAACTATTAAGTATAAATCAAGGTAACTGAACATTTAACACGGGTAGCTAATTAATTGAGAAACAGTGTAAGTGCTCTGCACTTTGCTTCCACTCATCCATGATCACTTCTGAACCTGGAAAAATTGAACAAATAATCTTTGAGAAAATCATGAAATTGTGTGTGACTAagcatttaattttctaattatctTGAAGAAAAGAAGTATATGATATTCAAAATCATTCAGTCCTTAACTTTACTGCATGCTTTGCAGCGCACTTGATGAACTGGCAAATGATGGAGGATGGAGATATCTTGGAAATGTGAAAGCTACTGCAAAATCAAGTAGCACTGGCTACACAGAGTGGTTTCTCTCAAAGGATCCTCTTCAAGTGCATGATATGGTGCGATCCAGGAAGTCTTCCAATTCATGCACATCTCAAAATATGGATGTCCCGGGTGGAACTGTTGTTGGCCTAGAACGTAATCCAGATAATGGATTTGTTCTTGTGAGGGTCCATGGAATTCATGACCCAATAAGAGTTCATGCGTCAACTCTTGAACGTGTCACATTTGGCCTTGCGGCTGGCGATTGGGTTCGATTGAAGGATGAAAGCGAGAAACACTCACCAGTTGGCATCTTACATCACATTGACCGTGAAGGTAGAATGACTGTGGGATTTATTGGTTTGCAGACCCTTTGGAAGGGAAATTCTTCGCAGCTCGAAATGGCTAAATCATACTGTGTTGGCCAGTTTGTTAGGCTGAAAGAGAATGTCTTGAGTCCTCGATTTGAATGGCGTAAACGGAGAGGGACCTGGGCTACTGGCAAAATTTCATGGATCCTACCAAACGGGTGTTTGGTCGTCAAGTTCCCAGGGCTGCTGCCTCTTGGTAACGAATCAAGAACCTTCTTGGCTGATCCTTCTGAGGTTGAAATTGTTGATTTCAAGACTTGTCCCGGAATGATAGAGAAGTATCAACATGTAGAGGATCATCATTGGGCAATTAGGCCTGTTCTAATTGCGTTCGGCATATTCACAGCTTTGAAATTTGGCATGTTTGTTGGAAAGAAGGTTGGGAGGAGCATGAAGAAAGTCAATGCAATAGAAAGTGAAGTTGATGGTCAAAATGCTAACAATTCTACAAGGAGATCTTCCACTGCTATTATGAATCCTGGCAACCCAACTTGGGTTCCTTCGGTTGCCAACATTCTCTTCAAAGAAGGTGGCGGTTCCACTCCCACAGCTCGGTAGTTTACCATGCAATCTCAATACGGTTGGATTACTAACGACTATATTTCAGAATGAATCAATGAATTCCATCAGCTTTTATTCCAtcctatgaaaaaaaaaatgaagattgtAATTATGCAAAAATAGCAATTAGGTTAAATATGAAAGTAGAAAATGTACATATCCTTCACTTGGATTACCTAGACATTGTACATATGTTTCCATGCAGATGCTTTTGGATGATGCATGCTATCAAAAAGAAAACTGAATATGTGCTTGTTTTAGGTTAGAAAAGTTTGTAAGGGTGGCAATGGCACATTTCTTATGATTGTTGCTTGATATCAATTTCTATTGATTTATGATAATGCAAAGTGTTGGAAAATATGTCGTGGTCTGAATTGAGTATTATGAGATCTGCATCCGGGACAAGCTTTAGTTCAAAGGTGAGGGAGCTGCAGGAATATGTTGATTATGGCATCAAAAAATTTGTGACGGCTAAAAAATGTCATAAATTTTGTGGTTCTGAAGCTGCAAATACGGATTTACTAGTGAATTATGGTATATGAATACGGATAAATGATCCTCATCAGCTCCTTGACCTAGTTCTGATTATTGTAAACTATTCTACGTTCTACATTAAGCTAGGATAAGGAAGTAAGGAACCCAGAAAAtggcttttgtttctttttttatttatttgggtaCTTTTGTACTTTCcctattgaatttttaattgtaTGCGTCGTGTGGTGTAAAATTGCTCCATCGAAGGAAAATTGAATTGGAGCTTTTAAAATAATGAACCGACCCCAGGTGTGCTCTTCAATCTATACATTGATAATGCTTTCCTTGAAACAAAAATTTTTGGGACCAATTACAATAGTATTTTCTGAAATGCAGTGAGATTTAATCGTGATATTTATGTAACAATACatctaatatttttgtatttataaacgACATCGTAATAATAACCCTTGCATTTCTTAAAATGAAACATGTTACCTCTTATCATTCTCAAACGTGCATTTAAATCTTAACAATGGCCAATGATTGCAAGCATGTCATGTACTCTTGGCTATAAAATACGTTGCTTTATAAATTTAGTGTTGATAATGTATTTTAGAACGGAGCGGgaattaaatatttggtattcAGCCTATATACTCTACTGAAAGTGAGACTGCAATTTATGAGTGATAATATTCGATTCAGAACAGAAGATGGAGGAAAGCAGCAACAAAAAACCTCTCCATCCCATTTATGTTTGGCTAAAAACAAGTTTAACAGATAAGTCTGAATGCAAACTCGAACAACAAAAATAAGCTTCCACCTCCACAACTGAACAACAAACATATTTGATATCTGTACATATTATGGGCAAAACAAGAGAATACAGTATGATCCACCAAAGAGAAAAAAGTAAACCTTGGCATGGCTTTTTGGGCCACAAAGGCAAAACAATATACAAAAGTACTCCTTAACC contains:
- the LOC112755718 gene encoding protein KINASE OF THE OUTER CHLOROPLAST MEMBRANE 1 isoform X2, with protein sequence MAREVISTPPGASFDYDLLEGDSDIPGTVSRGTSPWIEPERLKLRHRIGRGPFGDLWLATHHHSTEDYDEYHEVAAKMLYPIREDNTKIILEKFNELYSMCQGVASVCWLHGISIINGRICIIMNLYEGSVGDKMARLREGRVSLKDVLRYGINLAQGVLELHSKGILILNLKPFNVLLDDNDQAILGDVGIPNLLLGSSCLSSDMAQRLGTANYMAPEQWEPEIRGPISFETDSWGFGCTIVEMLTGNQPWYGCPVSVVYNSVVEKHEKPLVPSGLPSSIENLLNGCFEYDLRNRPLMKDIQRVFKSALDELANDGGWRYLGNVKATAKSSSTGYTEWFLSKDPLQVHDMVRSRKSSNSCTSQNMDVPGGTVVGLERNPDNGFVLVRVHGIHDPIRVHASTLERVTFGLAAGDWVRLKDESEKHSPVGILHHIDREGRMTVGFIGLQTLWKGNSSQLEMAKSYCVGQFVRLKENVLSPRFEWRKRRGTWATGKISWILPNGCLVVKFPGLLPLGNESRTFLADPSEVEIVDFKTCPGMIEKYQHVEDHHWAIRPVLIAFGIFTALKFGMFVGKKVGRSMKKVNAIESEVDGQNANNSTRRSSTAIMNPGNPTWVPSVANILFKEGGGSTPTAR
- the LOC112755718 gene encoding protein KINASE OF THE OUTER CHLOROPLAST MEMBRANE 1 isoform X1 gives rise to the protein MNVATSDSGMAREVISTPPGASFDYDLLEGDSDIPGTVSRGTSPWIEPERLKLRHRIGRGPFGDLWLATHHHSTEDYDEYHEVAAKMLYPIREDNTKIILEKFNELYSMCQGVASVCWLHGISIINGRICIIMNLYEGSVGDKMARLREGRVSLKDVLRYGINLAQGVLELHSKGILILNLKPFNVLLDDNDQAILGDVGIPNLLLGSSCLSSDMAQRLGTANYMAPEQWEPEIRGPISFETDSWGFGCTIVEMLTGNQPWYGCPVSVVYNSVVEKHEKPLVPSGLPSSIENLLNGCFEYDLRNRPLMKDIQRVFKSALDELANDGGWRYLGNVKATAKSSSTGYTEWFLSKDPLQVHDMVRSRKSSNSCTSQNMDVPGGTVVGLERNPDNGFVLVRVHGIHDPIRVHASTLERVTFGLAAGDWVRLKDESEKHSPVGILHHIDREGRMTVGFIGLQTLWKGNSSQLEMAKSYCVGQFVRLKENVLSPRFEWRKRRGTWATGKISWILPNGCLVVKFPGLLPLGNESRTFLADPSEVEIVDFKTCPGMIEKYQHVEDHHWAIRPVLIAFGIFTALKFGMFVGKKVGRSMKKVNAIESEVDGQNANNSTRRSSTAIMNPGNPTWVPSVANILFKEGGGSTPTAR